In Zingiber officinale cultivar Zhangliang chromosome 3B, Zo_v1.1, whole genome shotgun sequence, a single window of DNA contains:
- the LOC121967552 gene encoding protein NRT1/ PTR FAMILY 5.10-like: MATDPFLRSNSDLIEGVVDYRGRPASRSASGRWTAASFIMGVEIPERMAYYGISANIISYLTGPLRVSTADAAAAINVWNGVGSLLPILGGLVADCYLGRFRTILISSFLYLLGLGMLTLSSVLPSFYSLKYEGASIADQTTCPPSIGLVLLYISLYLVSIAQAGFKPCVQAFGADQFDQGDPRELISRGIFFNWWYFGMCMGIVVAIAFSSYVQDNIGWGLGFGIPCMVMLSSLLMLLLGTRTYRFYLSQEVPIACICNRFLALTRKLLQNLRFIAEEDIGLHQSETGDVEATRLLRLFPIWSMCLMYTVVYAQSATLFTKQGRTLDTRISVKLHVPPAALQCFIAASIVLCIPIYDRVLVPMARKLTKLPSGITMLQRIGTGMVISIVSMSVAALVEKRRLRIAEEFDLLDKPEATIPMSLWWLLPQYILMGISEVFTLIGMQEFFYDQVPDGLRSFGLALYCGIFGIGSFVSGFMITVIDKTTRRGGESWFANNLNHAHLNYFYWLLAGLSALQFVLYLYFARDYVYKKNQDTATI; this comes from the exons ATGGCCACGGATCCGTTCCTCCGTTCCAATTCTGACCTAATCGAGGGTGTCGTTGACTACCGAGGACGTCCCGCCTCCAGATCGGCCTCCGGCCGCTGGACAGCCGCAAGCTTCATCATGG GGGTGGAGATCCCCGAACGGATGGCTTACTATGGGATCTCCGCCAACATAATCTCCTACCTCACCGGTCCTCTCCGAGTGTCGACGGCAGATGCCGCGGCGGCGATCAACGTGTGGAATGGTGTGGGGTCGCTGCTGCCAATCCTGGGCGGCCTTGTCGCCGATTGCTACCTGGGTCGCTTCCGGACCATCCTTATCTCTTCCTTCCTTTATTTACTG GGCTTAGGCATGCTGACGTTATCATCTGTTTTGCCAAGCTTCTACTCGTTAAAATATGAAGGTGCAAGTATTGCAGATCAAACGACTTGCCCaccttccatcggccttgtcttGCTATATATTTCCTTGTATCTGGTGTCAATTGCTCAAGCAGGATTCAAGCCCTGCGTGCAAGCATTTGGAGCTGATCAGTTTGACCAAGGCGATCCCAGGGAACTCATCTCAAGGGGAATATTCTTCAACTGGTGGTACTTTGGAATGTGCATGGGCATTGTGGTCGCCATTGCATTCTCAAGCTATGTCCAGGACAATATTGGTTGGGGTCTTGGGTTCGGAATCCCATGCATGGTGATGTTATCATCTCTTTTGATGCTCTTGCTTGGAACTAGGACTTACCGCTTCTACCTTTCCCAAGAGGTCCCAATTGCTTGTATCTGCAATAGATTTCTTGCCCTTACAAGAAAATTGTTACAAAACCTTAGATTTATAGCTGAAGAAGATATAGGACTGCACCAATCTGA GACTGGAGATGTAGAAGCTACAAGGTTGCTTCGATTATTCCCTATATGGTCAATGTGCTTGATGTATACGGTTGTTTATGCTCAGTCAGCAACCTTGTTCACAAAGCAAGGAAGGACATTGGACACACGAATCAGCGTTAAACTTCATGTGCCACCAGCAGCTCTGCAATGTTTCATAGCTGCTTCCATAGTTCTGTGTATTCCGATCTATGATCGAGTTCTTGTGCCAATGGCCAGGAAGTTGACAAAACTTCCTTCCGGCATCACAATGCTTCAAAGAATTGGCACAGGAATGGTAATCTCCATAGTCTCTATGTCGGTTGCAGCTTTGGTGGAGAAGAGGAGGCTCAGGATTGCTGAAGAATTTGACCTCTTGGATAAGCCTGAAGCCACAATTCCAATGAGCTTATGGTGGTTGCTTCCTCAGTACATATTGATGGGGATTTCTGAAGTTTTCACCTTAATTGGCATGCAGGAATTCTTCTATGACCAGGTACCTGATGGATTGAGGAGTTTTGGGCTCGCCCTTTACTGTGGCATCTTCGGCATAGGTAGCTTTGTCAGTGGATTTATGATAACTGTAATTGACAAAACAACAAGAAGAGGTGGGGAGAGTTGGTTTGCCAACAATTTGAACCATGCTCACCTGAATTACTTCTATTGGCTTCTTGCTGGACTCAGTGCATTGCAATTTGTTCTCTATCTCTATTTCGCAAGAGATTATGTGTACAAGAAAAACCAAGATACTGCAACCATATGA